The following proteins are encoded in a genomic region of Oncorhynchus masou masou isolate Uvic2021 chromosome 32, UVic_Omas_1.1, whole genome shotgun sequence:
- the LOC135526278 gene encoding protocadherin alpha-C2-like isoform X7, with amino-acid sequence MEAHCVLQPWKRYVSVFILLFATMNTLSAVTHYSIPEEMEEGSVVANLAADLGLDVKTLSRRKMRLDIIANKKYLDVNKETGELYIVEKIDREYLCASKTATTCFLKLDATIENPIRIFNIELEIMDINDNAPNFRRDSIHLDISESTPTGERFSLNNAVDSDVGTNSVKTYYLSESEHFNIEVQTGRDGSKFADLILKKTLDREEQAVHNLILTAVDGGVPARSGTANIIVRVLDTNDNAPQFEKDNYNINIMENYPFGSLVVNLNATDIDDGTNSDIVYSFSLYTSEKAQGTFSLNPTNGEIRVKEMINYEDFRIYDMEVIATDKGTNSLSGQCKLTILVTDMNDNHPEISIKSFQSPVKEDIAVDTVIAVVSVSDKDSGDNGKVDIHIADQLPFALRESSDNYYELVVSEPLDREKVPEYEITFTVTDRGSPPLSDNETMTLELLDVNDNVPQFPQSFYTIPVMENNAPGALLSSLTAFDPDLHENQYLVYFIIEKEIVNTSMSMLFSINPENGNLYALKTFDYEIEKEFLFHIEARDSGVPPLSSNVTVHIIIVDQNDNTPVIVSPWRAHGSVVEEKIPRSTDKGSLVSKVIAIDTDSVQNSRITYQFLQVTDATLFSLDQYNGEIRTMRMFSYRDPRHQRLVVIAKDNGDPALSATVTIKLSTVETAVKAYSDMTEVPLEYDIFSDLNLYLVIGLGSVSFLLLITILVTCVLKCQKPIPSKAAPASRNSVISERNSTIADSTLVSNDAYWYSLFLAETRKGKLVVRQPVPKAGSRYIVSSLPRSTGLTETSDSAASTLQYPK; translated from the coding sequence ATGGAGGCACATTGTGTCCTTCAGCCCTGGAAAAGGTACGTGtcggtttttattttattatttgcgACTATGAACACGTTGTCTGCCGTTACCCATTATTCTATCCCGGAAGAAATGGAGGAAGGCTCTGTTGTTGCTAATCTAGCCGCTGATTTGGGACTGGACGTGAAAACACTGAGTAGACGGAAGATGCGGTTAGACATCATTGCCAATAAGAAATATTTGGATGTGAACAAAGAAACGGGCGAACTGTACATTGTTGAGAAGATAGATCGAGAATATCTCTGCGCTTCTAAAACAGCCACGACTTGTTTTCTGAAATTGGATGCAACAATCGAAAACCCAATACGAATATTCAACATCGAATTGGAAATAATGGATATCAATGACAATGCACCGAACTTTCGACGAGATTCCATACATCTGGACATATCTGAATCCACGCCAACTGGGGAAAGATTTTCCTTAAACAATGCAGTGGATTCTGATGTCGGTACAAACTCAGTTAAAACATACTATCTCAGTGAAAGTGAGCATTTTAATATTGAAGTTCAGACTGGGAGAGACGGGTCAAAGTTTGCTGATCTAATTTTGAAAAAGACTTTAGACCGAGAGGAGCAGGCGGTTCATAATCTAATACTCACCGCTGTAGATGGCGGAGTCCCCGCGCGCTCCGGAACAGCCAACATCATTGTTCGCGTGCTGGACACGAATGACAACGCCCCTCAATTTGAAAAGGATAATTACAATATAAACATAATGGAGAACTATCCATTTGGAAGTCTTGTAGTTAACTTGAACGCAACTGATATAGATGATGGTACTAATTCGGACATTGTCTATTCATTTAGTTTGTATACATCAGAAAAGGCTCAAGGAACATTCAGTTTGAACCCAACTAACGGAGAAATCAGAGTAAAAGAAATGATTAATTATGAAGATTTTAGAATCTATGATATGGAAGTCATAGCAACCGACAAGGGGACCAATTCCTTATCAGGACAGTGTAAGTTAACTATTCTAGTCACAGATATGAATGATAATCATCCTGAAATATCCATCAAATCATTTCAAAGTCCAGTCAAGGAGGACATAGCAGTAGACACGGTGATAGCAGTAGTCAGTGTCAGCGATAAAGATTCAGGTGACAATGGAAAAGTCGATATTCACATTGCTGATCAATTGCCATTTGCTCTAAGAGAGTCTTCTGATAACTATTACGAGTTGGTAGTTTCAGAGCCTCTGGATCGTGAGAAGGTCCCTGAATATGAAATCACTTTTACGGTAACAGACAGGGGTTCCCCTCCGCTATCTGACAACGAAACGATGACTTTAGAACTACTAGACGTAAACGACAACGTTCCACAGTTCCCCCAGTCGTTCTACACTATACCCGTTATGGAGAATAACGCACCTGGGGCCTTGCTAAGTTCCCTCACTGCGTTTGATCCAGACCTCCATGAAAACCAGTATCTAGTTTATTTCATCATAGAGAAGGAGATAGTGAACACCTCCATGTCCATGCTGTTCTCCATCAATCCGGAGAACGGTAATCTTTACGCACTAAAGACGTTTGACTATGAGATAGAGAAGGAGTTCCTTTTCCACATTGAGGCCAGAGACTCTGGTGTTCCTCCGCTCAGCAGTAACGTGACTGTCCACATCATTATTGTGGACCAGAACGACAATACCCCGGTCATAGTGTCTCCGTGGCGCGCGCACGGCTCCGTGGTGGAGGAGAAGATCCCCAGATCCACCGATAAAGGATCCCTGGTCTCCAAGGTGATAGCCATAGACACGGACTCGGTCCAGAACTCTCGGATTACATACCAGTTTCTACAGGTTACTGACGCCACCTTATTCAGTCTGGACCAATACAACGGAGAAATCCGGACTATGAGAATGTTCAGTTACAGAGATCCGCGTCATCAACGGCTGGTTGTCATCGCCAAGGACAACGGGGaccctgctctctctgctacagtTACCATAAAGCTCTCAACAGTGGAGACTGCCGTTAAAGCCTACTCTGACATGACGGAAGTGCCTCTAGAATATGACATATTTTCAGATTTAAACCTGTATTTGGTGATTGGCCTGGGCTCTGTGTCCTTTTTGTTATTGATCACCATATTGGTCACCTGTGTGCTGAAGTGTCAGAAACCAATACCAAGTAAAGCGGCCCCTGCAAGTAGGAACAGCGTGATCAGCGAGAGGAATTCGACCATTGCGGATTCCACCCTGGTCTCCAATGATGCCTACTGGTACAGTCTGTTTCTAGCGGAGACGAGGAAAGGAAAGCTAGTAGTCAGACAGCCTGTGCCAAAGGCGGGCTCCAGATACATCGTGTCCAGTCTACCAAGGAGCACGGGATTGACAGAGACCAGCGACTCAGCGGCCTCTACTTTGCAA
- the LOC135526278 gene encoding protocadherin alpha-C2-like isoform X2, whose amino-acid sequence MEAHCVLQPWKRYVSVFILLFATMNTLSAVTHYSIPEEMEEGSVVANLAADLGLDVKTLSRRKMRLDIIANKKYLDVNKETGELYIVEKIDREYLCASKTATTCFLKLDATIENPIRIFNIELEIMDINDNAPNFRRDSIHLDISESTPTGERFSLNNAVDSDVGTNSVKTYYLSESEHFNIEVQTGRDGSKFADLILKKTLDREEQAVHNLILTAVDGGVPARSGTANIIVRVLDTNDNAPQFEKDNYNINIMENYPFGSLVVNLNATDIDDGTNSDIVYSFSLYTSEKAQGTFSLNPTNGEIRVKEMINYEDFRIYDMEVIATDKGTNSLSGQCKLTILVTDMNDNHPEISIKSFQSPVKEDIAVDTVIAVVSVSDKDSGDNGKVDIHIADQLPFALRESSDNYYELVVSEPLDREKVPEYEITFTVTDRGSPPLSDNETMTLELLDVNDNVPQFPQSFYTIPVMENNAPGALLSSLTAFDPDLHENQYLVYFIIEKEIVNTSMSMLFSINPENGNLYALKTFDYEIEKEFLFHIEARDSGVPPLSSNVTVHIIIVDQNDNTPVIVSPWRAHGSVVEEKIPRSTDKGSLVSKVIAIDTDSVQNSRITYQFLQVTDATLFSLDQYNGEIRTMRMFSYRDPRHQRLVVIAKDNGDPALSATVTIKLSTVETAVKAYSDMTEVPLEYDIFSDLNLYLVIGLGSVSFLLLITILVTCVLKCQKPIPSKAAPASRNSVISERNSTIADSTLVSNDAYWYSLFLAETRKGKLVVRQPVPKAGSRYIVSSLPRSTGLTETSDSAASTLQGSTTTGSSSS is encoded by the coding sequence ATGGAGGCACATTGTGTCCTTCAGCCCTGGAAAAGGTACGTGtcggtttttattttattatttgcgACTATGAACACGTTGTCTGCCGTTACCCATTATTCTATCCCGGAAGAAATGGAGGAAGGCTCTGTTGTTGCTAATCTAGCCGCTGATTTGGGACTGGACGTGAAAACACTGAGTAGACGGAAGATGCGGTTAGACATCATTGCCAATAAGAAATATTTGGATGTGAACAAAGAAACGGGCGAACTGTACATTGTTGAGAAGATAGATCGAGAATATCTCTGCGCTTCTAAAACAGCCACGACTTGTTTTCTGAAATTGGATGCAACAATCGAAAACCCAATACGAATATTCAACATCGAATTGGAAATAATGGATATCAATGACAATGCACCGAACTTTCGACGAGATTCCATACATCTGGACATATCTGAATCCACGCCAACTGGGGAAAGATTTTCCTTAAACAATGCAGTGGATTCTGATGTCGGTACAAACTCAGTTAAAACATACTATCTCAGTGAAAGTGAGCATTTTAATATTGAAGTTCAGACTGGGAGAGACGGGTCAAAGTTTGCTGATCTAATTTTGAAAAAGACTTTAGACCGAGAGGAGCAGGCGGTTCATAATCTAATACTCACCGCTGTAGATGGCGGAGTCCCCGCGCGCTCCGGAACAGCCAACATCATTGTTCGCGTGCTGGACACGAATGACAACGCCCCTCAATTTGAAAAGGATAATTACAATATAAACATAATGGAGAACTATCCATTTGGAAGTCTTGTAGTTAACTTGAACGCAACTGATATAGATGATGGTACTAATTCGGACATTGTCTATTCATTTAGTTTGTATACATCAGAAAAGGCTCAAGGAACATTCAGTTTGAACCCAACTAACGGAGAAATCAGAGTAAAAGAAATGATTAATTATGAAGATTTTAGAATCTATGATATGGAAGTCATAGCAACCGACAAGGGGACCAATTCCTTATCAGGACAGTGTAAGTTAACTATTCTAGTCACAGATATGAATGATAATCATCCTGAAATATCCATCAAATCATTTCAAAGTCCAGTCAAGGAGGACATAGCAGTAGACACGGTGATAGCAGTAGTCAGTGTCAGCGATAAAGATTCAGGTGACAATGGAAAAGTCGATATTCACATTGCTGATCAATTGCCATTTGCTCTAAGAGAGTCTTCTGATAACTATTACGAGTTGGTAGTTTCAGAGCCTCTGGATCGTGAGAAGGTCCCTGAATATGAAATCACTTTTACGGTAACAGACAGGGGTTCCCCTCCGCTATCTGACAACGAAACGATGACTTTAGAACTACTAGACGTAAACGACAACGTTCCACAGTTCCCCCAGTCGTTCTACACTATACCCGTTATGGAGAATAACGCACCTGGGGCCTTGCTAAGTTCCCTCACTGCGTTTGATCCAGACCTCCATGAAAACCAGTATCTAGTTTATTTCATCATAGAGAAGGAGATAGTGAACACCTCCATGTCCATGCTGTTCTCCATCAATCCGGAGAACGGTAATCTTTACGCACTAAAGACGTTTGACTATGAGATAGAGAAGGAGTTCCTTTTCCACATTGAGGCCAGAGACTCTGGTGTTCCTCCGCTCAGCAGTAACGTGACTGTCCACATCATTATTGTGGACCAGAACGACAATACCCCGGTCATAGTGTCTCCGTGGCGCGCGCACGGCTCCGTGGTGGAGGAGAAGATCCCCAGATCCACCGATAAAGGATCCCTGGTCTCCAAGGTGATAGCCATAGACACGGACTCGGTCCAGAACTCTCGGATTACATACCAGTTTCTACAGGTTACTGACGCCACCTTATTCAGTCTGGACCAATACAACGGAGAAATCCGGACTATGAGAATGTTCAGTTACAGAGATCCGCGTCATCAACGGCTGGTTGTCATCGCCAAGGACAACGGGGaccctgctctctctgctacagtTACCATAAAGCTCTCAACAGTGGAGACTGCCGTTAAAGCCTACTCTGACATGACGGAAGTGCCTCTAGAATATGACATATTTTCAGATTTAAACCTGTATTTGGTGATTGGCCTGGGCTCTGTGTCCTTTTTGTTATTGATCACCATATTGGTCACCTGTGTGCTGAAGTGTCAGAAACCAATACCAAGTAAAGCGGCCCCTGCAAGTAGGAACAGCGTGATCAGCGAGAGGAATTCGACCATTGCGGATTCCACCCTGGTCTCCAATGATGCCTACTGGTACAGTCTGTTTCTAGCGGAGACGAGGAAAGGAAAGCTAGTAGTCAGACAGCCTGTGCCAAAGGCGGGCTCCAGATACATCGTGTCCAGTCTACCAAGGAGCACGGGATTGACAGAGACCAGCGACTCAGCGGCCTCTACTTTGCAA